In one Bradyrhizobium cosmicum genomic region, the following are encoded:
- a CDS encoding RidA family protein, translating to MRILQPAEWKKPRGFSHGVVAEGPGRWVVLAGQTGGDETGNYAPDMAAQVATALTRIIKLLGEAGAGPEHIVRLTWYLTSRSEYEAAGAGIGAAWKETLGRNFPPSTLLYIGGLVDERAKVEIEVTAFVPDA from the coding sequence ATGCGCATCTTGCAGCCGGCCGAATGGAAAAAACCGCGCGGCTTTTCCCATGGCGTGGTGGCGGAAGGGCCGGGCCGCTGGGTGGTGCTGGCCGGACAGACCGGCGGCGACGAGACCGGCAATTACGCGCCCGACATGGCGGCGCAGGTCGCAACCGCGCTGACGCGGATCATCAAACTTTTGGGTGAGGCTGGCGCGGGTCCCGAACACATCGTCCGGCTGACCTGGTATCTCACCAGCCGCAGCGAATATGAAGCCGCGGGCGCCGGCATCGGCGCGGCGTGGAAGGAAACGCTGGGGCGCAATTTCCCGCCTTCGACGCTGCTCTACATCGGCGGTCTCGTGGACGAGCGCGCCAAGGTCGAGATCGAAGTCACGGCGTTCGTTCCGGACGCATAA
- a CDS encoding DMT family transporter — MTATPSKAMAALWMAGWLALMLVMAVAGREATRELNVFEIMEVRSVIGFTLLLPFIYRSGGFKAVATRRLPQHLARNGVHYFAQLGWFYALTLIGIGQVVAIEFTMPIWTALLAATFLAERMTVWKIAAVVLGIVGVIMIVRPATGEINPGQLIALGAAIGFSISMILAKSLTRTESALSILFWMIVVQFVVGLLPTLYVWTWPSATLWGWLFVIGVCGTFSHYCLASALRYADATIVVPMDFLRVPLTATVGWLLYSERLDSWTVFGAALILCGNLLNLKPAPPVPARAP; from the coding sequence ATGACCGCGACCCCGTCCAAAGCAATGGCTGCACTGTGGATGGCCGGCTGGCTGGCGCTGATGCTGGTCATGGCGGTCGCCGGACGCGAGGCCACGCGCGAACTCAACGTCTTCGAGATCATGGAAGTGAGGTCGGTGATCGGGTTCACGTTGCTCCTGCCGTTCATCTACCGGTCCGGCGGCTTCAAGGCGGTCGCAACCAGACGCCTGCCCCAGCACCTCGCACGCAACGGGGTCCATTATTTCGCACAGCTCGGCTGGTTCTATGCGCTGACGCTGATCGGGATCGGCCAGGTGGTGGCGATCGAATTCACCATGCCGATCTGGACTGCGCTGCTGGCCGCAACGTTCCTCGCCGAGCGCATGACCGTCTGGAAGATCGCCGCCGTCGTGCTCGGCATCGTCGGCGTGATTATGATCGTGCGGCCCGCCACCGGCGAGATCAATCCGGGCCAACTGATCGCGCTCGGCGCCGCCATCGGCTTCAGCATCTCCATGATCCTGGCAAAATCGCTGACCCGGACCGAGAGTGCCTTGTCGATCCTGTTCTGGATGATCGTGGTGCAGTTTGTCGTGGGCTTGCTGCCGACGCTCTATGTCTGGACCTGGCCGTCAGCCACGCTCTGGGGCTGGCTGTTCGTCATCGGGGTCTGCGGCACATTTTCGCACTACTGTCTCGCCAGCGCGCTCCGCTATGCGGATGCGACCATCGTGGTGCCGATGGACTTCCTGCGGGTTCCGCTCACGGCAACCGTGGGCTGGCTGCTGTATTCAGAGCGGCTCGACTCCTGGACGGTATTTGGCGCCGCGCTGATCCTCTGCGGCAATCTCCTGAATTTGAAGCCCGCACCGCCGGTTCCCGCCCGCGCGCCGTGA